The following is a genomic window from uncultured Draconibacterium sp..
GATGGTAAAGGAAAATGGTGGGAAGGACTTGATCCTCAAAAACTGTATGCCCAAAATCATCCTTTAAGTAAAGATAGTGAAACACTAAGCTCTATCCACAGTCAATGGGGGTGGGGAAATGGTGCAACACCTCCCTCTGAAGAATATTGCTTAAATTTTTATAATCGCACGATCGACATGATCAATCAATACAATCCGGATCTGGTTTATTTTGATGATACAGCTTTACCATTATGGCCAGTTAGTAATGTTGGATTGGACATTGCTGCTCACTATTACAATTCGAACATGAATTTACATGATGGTAAGCTGGAAGCTGTTCTTTTTGGAAAGATCCTTACGGATGAGCAAAAGGAGTGTATGGTTTGGGATGTTGAGCGTGGTGCACCTGATAGAATCCAGGAAAAGCCATGGCAGTCTTGTACTTGTATTGGAGGTTGGCACTATGATCGAAGCATATACAACCGTGATGGATACAAGTCGGCTAAAACAGTGATGCAAATGCTGGTTGATATTGTCAGTAAAAATGGTAATTTATTGTTGAATATTCCTATCCGTGGAGATGGCTCAATTGATGAGAAAGAGCTTAAAGTGGTTGAAGGGATTACGAAGTGGATGGATATAAACAGCGAGTGTATATACGAAACTCGTCCTTGGCATATTTTTGGGGAAGGGCCAAAAGCTGAGAGTTCAAATCCAATTAATGCACAAGGTTTTAACGAAGGCAAAGGTGACCCATATACGGCAAAAGATATCAGGTTTACAAGAAAAGGTGATGTTATTTATGCAGTAATCATGGAGTTGCCGGAAAATGATGAAGAAATTATCATAAAATCCTTGGGTGCAAATAGTCCATATTATTCTAACGGTGATAAAAATGTAAAACTTTTGGGCGATATTCCTGTCAAATTTAATTTCGACGAAACCGGTTTAAATGTAGAAATTCCAGATAACAATGGATTGATAGCACCACTCGTTTTAAAAATCGAATAGTTTTACTGACCTATTTGTATCGAATAGTTATTGTGTTGTTAATTTTTGTCGCTTGCTAAAAAATCAGGGATGTTCTGAGTTTTAGCAAGCGATTCTTGTTTCTATAGGTTTATGTTTTAATTAGCTTATAAATCAGCATAGAAGCAACACATTGCACCTATGTGCAAGTTTTTTGGCCATTTGTTTAAATAATACTTTGCTAATCATTCTGAAAAAGTAGGAGGATGTTTTAATTTTGGTAAGCCGCGTTCAGCTTTCTTTTTCAATAGAATAGTTGAGCTTAAAAACTAAAACTGTAACTAAAATGGAAAATTCTGGACAGAACAACAGCCGCCGAAATTTCATAAAAAAAACGTGTATTACTGGTTCGTGTTTTTGTGGTTTTTTGGCTATTGCAAATGACGGGCGTGCAGAAGAACAACCCGATTCAGGGAAATTGCTTATGCAGGAATGGATTTCAACTCTCCTAAAAAGTATCGACGATAACACGGAGGCTTCGCAACAGATTTTGAAGAATTGTGCCCAGGTACATTTTCGGCATCTGGAAATGGAAAAGGTGCTGAAACCGTATAAAGGCGATATCGAAAAATTCAATTCATTTCTTGAAAAAGAGTGGGGATGGAAAGTTGAGTATGATAAAAATGCCGGTGTAATAGTAGCCAACGAAAACAAGAATTTCTGTGTGTGCCCAATGGTAAATCGGGAAAAGGGAGTGGACTCATCGATTTTGTGTTACTGTTCCGAAGGTTTTGCCGAACTTATGTTTTCATTTGTTGCAGATAAAAAGGTAAAAGCAGAAGTAGTCTCCTCAATCCATCGCCGGAATAATAGCTCTAATTATAAAACTAATAGCTGTATTTATAAAGTGCTTCTGTAATTTTCGCCGAGATTTACCCGATAACAACTATGTGCAAGGTTTTTATCGAATTGTACACATAATACTTACAAATGACTTCTCGAAAAATAAGAGTTTGTTTTACTTTTGTTATTCTGCGCAAAGCGTTTGTGGTATCAATAAATTCAATAAAAATATGAAGAACTTAAAACTACTATCTGTCGCAATTCTTTTTGCACTTTTTGCTTGTAACAATCAAAAACAACCGGAGCCATTCGCCAAAGGCGAGTTTAAAACCTGGGCCGAAACGCCGCCAATGGGTTGGAACAGCTGGGACTGCTACGGACCAACCGTTGAAGAGCACGAGGTAAAAGCCAATGCCGATTACATGGCCGAACACCTAAAGGATTATGGATGGGAATACATTGTGGTTGATATTCGCTGGTTTGTTGAGAACGACAAAGCCGGTGGTTACAATCAAACCGATCCGCGTTATGTAATCGATGAATACGGACGTTACCAACCTGCTGTAAATCGCTTCCCGTCGGCTGCCGATGGAAAGGGGTTTAGGGAGTTGGCCGACTATGTGCACGGCAAAGGATTAAAATTTGGTATCCACATTATGCGTGGAATTCCGAAAGTGGCGGTTGAAAATAAGTTGCCGATTTTAGGAACCGACGGAATTACTGCTGATCAGGTTTATTCCACCGAGTTACAGTGCCCATGGTTACGAGATAATTACACGATTGTTGCTGATAAGCCCGGTGCGCAGGAATACTATAATTCGATTATGAATATGTACGCCGGTTGGGGAGTTGATTTTATTAAGATTGACGATCTATCGCGTCCGTATCACCAGGCCGAAATTGAACTGATAAGAAATGCCATTGATAATTGTGGCCGCCCGATAGTTTTGAGTACGTCGCCAGGAGCAACACCCATTTCGGCCGCCGATCATGTAAAAGAACATGCCAATATGTGGCGGATGGTCGACGATGTTTGGGACACCTGGCATCATTTTGATCACCTGATTAAAGTTTGTGAACAATGGTACCCGTACATTGCTCCCGGTACCTGGCCCGATTGTGATATGATTCCGCTGGGACGTATTTCAATTCGCGGAGAGCGTGGCGAAGAGCGCATGACTCGTCTTTCGCCGGATGAGCAATATTCGTTAATGACTTTGTTTACCATTTTTAAATCGCCATTGATGTTTGGCGGCGATCTGCCAAGTAACGATGAATTCACGCTGTCGTTGTTAACCAACGAAGAAGTGTTGAAAATGCACCGCGAAAGCACTGGTGTAAAACAACTTTTTCAGGATGAAAATAAAGTGGGTATCACTTCTGAAAATCCAAATACAGGCGAGATTTATCTGGCCTTGTTCAATATTTCAGATGAGGAAGAACCTTTAAATATAGGTGTTGAATTGTCTGACCTGGGTATCGATGGCGAATGTTCTGCAATTAATATGTGGTCGGGAGAAAATCTTGGAAATTTCTCCGGCTCCATTGATCAGAGTCTTTCGGCACACGAAAGTATCTTGTTAAAACTAAAACAATAATAGATTATTAAAATGAAGTATTTAACGTTATTCATATTCGTATTTTTTATACTGAATTCATGTGTTAAAGAAGTAGATAATTCGCCGGTTGAGTATTTTAATCTCAGCGATGTAAGATTGCTCGACAGCGAATTTAAAAACGCGCAGAAACAAGATATCGCCTATTTAATGGCTCTTGATCCTGATCGTTTATTAGCTCCGTTTTTGCGGGAAGCCGGTTTGGAACCCAAAGCCGAAAGTTATCCAAACTGGGAGAACACAGGCCTCGACGGGCACATTGGCGGGCACTACCTTACAGCGTTGTCGTTGATGTACGCTTCAACCGGAAATAAGGAGATGAAGGAAAGACTTGACTACATGATCTCCGAATTGAAACAATGTCAGGATGCGAACGGAAACGGCTATATTGGTGGCGTTCCCGGCGGACAAAAGGCATGGGATGAGATAAAAAGTGGCGATATCCGTGCCGGAGGTTTCAGCCTGAATGGCAGATGGGTACCGCTGTATAATATCCATAAAACTTACGCTGGGTTACGCGATGCGTGGTTGTATGCCCACAACGAAACAGCAAAACAAATGCTGATTGACATGACCGACTGGATGTTGGATTTGGTATCTGATTTAAACGATGAGCAAATACAAACCATGCTAAAGAGTGAGCATGGCGGGTTAAATGAAACTTTTGCCGATGTAGCCGATATTACCGGCGATGAAAAATATCTTGAATTGGCTAAAAAATTCTCACATCGTGAAATTCTCGATCCTTTAATCGAACATCGCGATGAGTTAAATGGAAAACATGCTAACACTCAAATTCCAAAGGTGATCGGTTATGAGCGCATTGCCGAGTTGGATGGCGATTCTACCTGGTCGGATGCAGCCCTGTTTTTTTGGGATGTGGTGGTAAATGGCCGAAGCGTGGCAATTGGAGGAAACAGCGTTCGCGAACACTTTCACCCAAAAGATGATTTCTCGGAAATGATTTCATCGGTTGAAGGCCCCGAAACCTGCAATTCGTACAACATGTTGAAACTGACTAAGATGTTGTACCCAACTTTTGGTAATAAACGCAAGTTTATCGACTATTACGAAAAAACACTTTACAATCATATTTTAGCATCAGTAAATCCGAATAACGGAGGTCTGGTTTATTTTACGCCTATGCGCCCCAACCATTACCGGGTTTATTCGCAACCTCAAACCAGCTTTTGGTGTTGTGTGGGGTCGGGTATCGAAAATCCGGGGAAATATGGTGAGATGATTTATGCGCACAGCAATAAGTCGCTCTATGTAAACCTATTTATTCCATCGGTTTTAAACTGGAAAGAAAAAGAAACTGAGGTGGTTTTAAAAACTCAGTTTCCTGATGAAGACAAGATTTATCTAACCATTAACCCAAAAGAAAAAACAGAATTCGAATTACACCTGCGTTACCCGTCGTGGGTTGAAGACGGAGCTTTAAAAGTATTGGTGAACGGAAAGGCAGTTAAATACCAGCTGTCGGAAAATGGTTATGCTGTTGTTAACCGCGAATGGGAAAAAGGCGATAAAGTAGAATTGGTTTTACCCATGAAAATTACGGTAGAACAGTTGGAGGATGGTAGTAATAATTATGCTTTCAAATACGGACCAATTGTGTTGGCAGCAAAAACAGGCACTGAAGATTTGAAAGGATTATATGCCGATGCAAGTAGAATGGGGCACGTAGCACATGGTAAAATGATTCCGCTGAAAGACCGCCCCGTAGTTGTGTCATCGGTTGAAAATTTGCCGTCGATGCTGGAAAAAGAAGACAGTGATAAACTGGCTTTCAAATTGAGTGGTTTATATCCAGAGCAATACAAAAGCGGATTAGAATTGTTGCCTTTTTATCGGATACACGAGTCGCGCTATAACATATATTGGTCGCAGGCAACCAAAGAAGAACTGAACGATATGATTCGCGCAGTTGAAGAGGCGGAAAAAGCCCAAATTGCGATGGATGCCATTACTGTTGATAAGGTTGAATCAGGGGAGCAGCAGCCCGAATCAGATCACTTCGTAAAATTTGAAGGATCAAGAACCGGATACGCAAATGATTATCACTACCGCGAAACACGCCGTTTCTTTAGCTATAAACTGAAGAATCCGGAGAAAACAGGTCGTTTTATACATCTGAAATATTTTGATTCAGCATATCCGCGTTCGGCAGAAATACTTGTGAACAACAATTCTGTAGGTGCTATAGAACTGAATGGAGGAGATGAAGATGCCATTCTGGAAAAAGTAATTCCGATACCTGATAGCGAAGTAGCAAAACAAGAACTGGTATTTAAGGTACAGGCTTCTAACAATCAATTCAGTATGCGTTTGATTGAAGTTCGCTTACTGAGTAAAAACGATTAAGAAGAGTTGACTTATATCAAGTTGAAAGCCCGGTAGCTTTATGGTTGCCGGGCTTTTTATTTATAAATTTGAGAGAGAACTCAACAATTTTAAATGATGGCTGTTTGGTGTTAAACAAGATTTAGAAGCTATGAAGAAGTTATTTCAAACAAAATTAAACAATACCAGTGTTCACTTTTCACTGTTGCTTTTACGCCTGACAACAGGGGGTTTTATGCTCACCCATGGATATTCTAAACTACAGCATTTACTGGCTGGCGAAATGCAATTTGGCGATCCGCTTGGATTGGGGCCTGAAGTATCACTAGTTCTGGCTGTTTTTGCCGAGTTTTTTTGTTCCATTCTTATTATGCTTGGTTTTGGAACGCGTCTGGCTGTAATTCCTTTAATTGTAACTATGGCAGTTGCTGCTTTTATTGTTCATGCTGCCGATCCGTTTGGCCGCAAAGAAATGGCTTTACTTTACCTGGTAGGCTATGTTATTTTGCTGCTGACTGGAAGTGGAAAAATTTCGGTTGATCGTTTTATTAGTAGGAAATAAACGTGATTACTGAAATGTTTTAAGCTTCAATAATATTAGTTCAAAGTTTTTAGGTATTCTTATAAAAAAGTTAAAGTTTATCTTGCCTTTTAGTTTTAGCAACTGTTGGATTTTTCCATATCTTTGTGTGTAATCATGTGTAAGGTTGTTTAAGGATATGGAGAAATATTTGTCTATTAGTCAAGCTGCTGAAATTCTAGATGTTAGCCCGGAAACCTTAAGGCGGTGGGATAAAAATGGGAAATTTGTTAGTTCCAGACATCCAATAAATAAATATAGGGTTTACTCCGAAGAACAAGTAATGGACTTGGTTCAGGAGATGCAATTAGAACTGCAATATCGTTCAAAGTTGTATTTGCCAGAAAACATTCATCCTTTTTTTGAAACTAAAAATGGGAAACTGTTTAATTATGATGCAATCAAATATTTAAAACAACTCGACTCAAATTCCATTGATTTAATATTTGCTGACCCTCCGTATAACATCAAAAAAGCTGAATGGGATACTTTTGCCAATCAAAAAGAATATGTCGATTGGAGTATGGAATGGATTTCTGAGGCTCACCGTGTTCTTAAAAAGACGGGTTCGCTTTATGTGTGTGGTTTTTCTGAAATTCTTGCTGATATAAAATGGGCTGCATCTCATTTATTTAAAGGTTGTAAATGGCTAGTTTGGTTTTATAGAAACAAAGCAAATCTGGGTAATGATTGGGGGCGTTCTCATGAAAGTATTCTTCATTTTCGCAAATCAAAAGATTATATTTTTAATATTGACGAAGTAAGAATACCATACAACGAACATACGCTCAAATATCCAAGACGAACGCAGGCTGAGACTTCTCAATATTCAAATGGAAAAAAGAATAAGGATTATACCTGGGAGCCAAATCCTCTTGGTGCAAAACCCAAAGATGTTCTTGAAATACCTACAATTTCTAATGGGGCATGGGAAAAATATCCGCACTTAACTCAAAAACCAGTTGAGTTGCTCCGAAAAATTATTTTATCATCTTCTAATCCGGGAAGTACAATCCTTGACCCGTTCGGTGGTTCTGGAACTACATTCGCAGTTGCAGAGGCTTACAACCGAAAATGGCTTGGTACAGAACTTGAGCTAGAATACTGCGATATTATAAAATCACGTTTGTCTGACAGGGATCATATTTCGCGAATAGCAAAGGCAAAAGATGAGTTGGATTCAAATAAAAGACGTAAAAAGTTACGTGGTTAAAAATTTATTCAAATCTGTAGTTAATAATTCGGAAAAGCGCCTCATGTAGTTCGAATATGGTTTCTTATTGGCATTGGGAGGAGGATCCAGGTAATAAACTCCTTCTAGCTCTGTAAGAAATTTTGAATATACCATAAATAAACCGGATACAAGAGTGAAGCTAATGTTATTTGCTTCTTTTCGTTGCACATCATTAAGAAAAATGCCGATAACCTTTTGTGGATGTTTAACAAAGCGTTCGAGTAAAATCTTATCAATAAACATTTTGCCCATACGGTCTTTTGATGTTGTTTTCACGGAGACAACAACTTCTTTTTCATCGAGGAAGTTGGACGTTGATTTTACATGCTCATAAGGCGATATGATTAAATCATTTTCACATTTATAGGTTTTGGTTTCTTCTTCGGTTTCGTACGGAATTTGTAAAATTATTTTTTTATTGGCAACTCCAATTTCAGTGAAGATAGTTTTTACCAACTCTTCAAATCTATTTCCAACATGTTTTCTTGCACTATTGGGATTCACCAATAAATCTAAACCAGCTCCTATTGATTGCTGAATTGTGTACAGAGTTTTGTCAATTATATCTTTATCTGATTCAATAATCTCAGCGCCTGTTTTGATTTTATTTAGAACGTTTAACAGATGTTTGTAATTTTGATCGAATATAGCAACATCATTAATAAAAAGGGTTTTGTTTATTGGTCTTATGAATTTAGTTGTTCCGGCAATTTCACTAGAATAAATAAGGTAATCGTTTTTCTGTTGGCAGTTACTTAAAACATTTGGCAAATAGTTAAGTATCCTTTTTGTGATATCTTCAAACTCAGTAATGTTTTCTTTAACTTTCTGTAAGTCTTTGTCTAGTGGAATCATTAATGGTTATTTGTTTTCAAAGATAAGCTTTTCTTTTAAGGATTCTCAAGTGCTGCAAAGGATCTCAGAATATCAAAACCGCCGAAGTATATTTTCCGGGAACGGAGCTTATTTTCAGGCTTCCACCGTGTAATTGCATAATCTGCCTGGAAATGCTGAGTCCAATTCCTGAACCATTTTCTTTGGTGGTAAAAAACGGAACAAAAATTTTGTCCATCAATTCATCCGAAATTCCAGGGCCATTGTCGGTAACCGAAATGGTTGGGCGTCCCGCTTCGTTAACCGTTGCCTTGATCCTTATTTTTGCAATTGCATTACCATCGTTGGCCTGATAAGCATTTTTTACCAGGTTGATGAGTACCTGCGAAATTTGTTTTTCGTCGGCATGCAATTCCAGTTCCGCTGGCGTAACATTGCACGATACTTTAACATGGTCGGCATTTTCAAACGATGAGGATAGAATCCGGATATGATCGATGAGATTTTTTACCTCGAAAACTTTCTTTTCCGGCGTTGGTAGCCGTGTTATTTTCCGGTACGACTCTACAAAATTGATCAGTCCCTTACCTTGTTCGCGAATAACTTCCAGTCCGCGAATAGTTGTCTCAATCGTTTTTGTATTAATGTCTTCAGGCGAAACCATTGCTCCGTTTTTGTAAAAATATCCGGCCAGACTTTCGGATAAGGATGTTACAGGAGTGATCGAGTTCATGATTTCGTGCATCATTACCCGTATCAGTTTGCGCCACGATTCGAGCTCTTTTTCATCCAGCTGGTTTTTAATGTCATGCACCGAAATAAGCATCAACTCATCGTTATCAGAAATAAATGAATTCGACTTGATGAGTAATTGAATAATTCCGGTTTTAAGATGAAGTGTAATTAGTCGCTGCTCTGTCGGTTGTATCTCTTTTATGGTTTGAAAAAGTTTGGGATCAATTCGTTCCAACTGGTTAGTATGTGTAAGCACATCCACTTCAAAAAGTTGTTTGGCAAGTTTATTCGAATGCTGAATAAAACCTTTCTTATTGAAGGTAAACATACCTGTAGCAGCGTGTTCCAGTAAGGCCTGAAAATATTGTTCCTGCTTTTGGTTATCAAGATAGATTTGCTGAATCTGTGAGTTTACTTTTTGCAGGCTTTGGTTCAGGTCGTTTATTACTTTGTTGTTTACGTTATTGGGGAACCGAAGTGTTGAGTCTTCGTTTTTTATGGCATCGAAAAAGTAAAATATCCGGCGATTAATGCGGTTCAAAAAATAGATGAGGTTAACGGTAACTCCCAAAACAAAGAGAGTAGGAATGATGGCAAAAACATAAGCCTTTTGATCGAAGATAAGCCATCCCAGAAATAGGGCACTGGCTAGTAAAAGTAAGACTCTGACCAGAATTTTGAAATATAAGTTTTTACTGATCATAGCCCGTATTTTTTTATTTTGTTGTACAGTGTTTGGCGTGTAATTCCAAGTTTATCAGAGGCCAGACTCATATTTCCTGCATTTTTATCAATGGCCGAAACGATCATGCGTTTTTCCATTTCTTCAATGGTTAGGAGTTCATCTTCAAATTTCGATGCAAATACTTGTTTAAAGAAAAAATCCTCCGGTTTTAATACTAGGGAATCACTTAAAATTACGGCCTTTTCGATGGTGTGTTGTAGTTCGCGAATATTGCCTGGCCAGTTGTATTTTAGTAGCTTTTCCTGGGCAGGTTGATTAATTTTTAATCCGTGTTTTTCGTATTTCGATGCAAATTTCTTTAGAAAGAAATCGGCCAGAACAATAATGTCGTCGCCTCTTTCGCGCAGCGGAGGAACTTCTATTTGAATGGTGTTAATACGGTACAACAAATCTTCGCGAAACAAACCTTCAATTACCATGTTCTCCAGGTTTTTATTGGTGGCACAAACCAGCCGTATATCAACCGGGATCGGTTTATCGGACCCCAGTCGAATAAACTCACGGTTTTGAATGGCAGCTAATAGTTTGGCTTGCAGATGAAAGGAAAGATTTCCGATCTCGTCGAGAAATAGTGTTCCCTTGTGGGCCGTTTCAAATTTGCCGGCGCGGTTTTCGCGGGCATCGGTAAAAGCACCTTTTACATGGCCAAAAAGTTCGCTTTCAAAAAGTGTTTCGCTAATGGCCCCCATATCAACACTCACCATCACTTCGTTATGGCGTTGCGAAAGGCGGTGTATTTCGCGGGCGATCAGTTCTTTTCCAGTTCCGTTTTCTCCGGTAATCAGAATGTTAGCATTGGTTTTTGCCACCTTGCGCACCATGTTCATTACTCGGGTAAGTTGTGGCGACGAACCAATAATAAATTTCTGATCGCGGTTCAATTCCTGTTTTAACCCGGCCTCTTTCTGTTTGAGTTTCCCAACTTCTGTTTTCGAGAAATTAAGCTGAACAGCTGATTTTACGGTAGCCAGCAGTTTGCTGTTATCCCAGGGTTTGGGCACAAAATCAGTGGCTCCCTGTTTTAGGGCTTTTACTGCCAGCTCCACTTCGCTGTAGGCGGTAATCAGCACTACCGAGATATCGGGATAACTCTTTTTTATTTGTTCAAGCCAGTACAAACCTTCGTTTCCGGTGTTTATTCCGGCCTGAAAATTCATGTCGAGAATGACAACGTTGTAGTTGCCGGTACGGAGTTCGTTCGGAATAAGGTTGGGATTAGTAATTCCTTTTACGATATCAAATTCCTGCCCCAGCAAAATCTCCAGGGTGCTGATGATGCTTTTGTTGTCGTCTGCTATTAAGATGTTTCCTTTTGGCATGGTGCACATTATTGTTGTCATTTCGAAGGAAGAATGACTGAGAAATCTCTTTCAAATTACGCTGAAAACAGATTTCTCACTGCGTTCGAAATGACAATTGATTTTCGAAATAACAAATCAAATTTAGACTAAGCCCAAACCATTTCCAATCAACTGTAAAAATATTTTACAATATTCTGTAAATAAATTTAACGATTCAAAATGGGGTCTGTTTTTAAGTCTCACTGAATCAGTTGTTAATGTTTGTGGCATTATAATGGCACATAGGGTAGAAACAATTTTTACACGATGATAAAGAAGCGAATAGTTCTCATTATAGTTTTATATTTAATAATTGGAAATACGGTTCGGGCTCAGGTAAAATGGAGCCTGAACCAATGTATTTCTTATGCTATTGAAAACAACATCAATTTAAAAGAATACGAGATTCTTGAAAAACTATCGCTGGAAGATGCGCAACAGGCCAAACGTAATATGTTGCCCGGTATAGATGCTTCAACCAGTGCAGGTTTTAATTTTGGTCGTGCGGAAGATCCGGGTAAAGGTA
Proteins encoded in this region:
- a CDS encoding alpha-L-fucosidase produces the protein MRRLILIICALFVLSCTHKSAEKMQTGKFEPTWQSLKQYEIPEWFNDAKFGIWAHWGPQCQPEAGDWYARFMYSQGHAQYNYHLQHYGHPSEFGFKDVINDWKAEKWDPEKLVELYKRAGARYFFAMGNHHDNLDLWDSKYQEWNSVNVGPKKDILEAWAKAAKNNGLPFGVSIHSAHAWRWYETAQMADKVGDKAGIPYDGTLTKADGKGKWWEGLDPQKLYAQNHPLSKDSETLSSIHSQWGWGNGATPPSEEYCLNFYNRTIDMINQYNPDLVYFDDTALPLWPVSNVGLDIAAHYYNSNMNLHDGKLEAVLFGKILTDEQKECMVWDVERGAPDRIQEKPWQSCTCIGGWHYDRSIYNRDGYKSAKTVMQMLVDIVSKNGNLLLNIPIRGDGSIDEKELKVVEGITKWMDINSECIYETRPWHIFGEGPKAESSNPINAQGFNEGKGDPYTAKDIRFTRKGDVIYAVIMELPENDEEIIIKSLGANSPYYSNGDKNVKLLGDIPVKFNFDETGLNVEIPDNNGLIAPLVLKIE
- a CDS encoding glycoside hydrolase family 27 protein produces the protein MKNLKLLSVAILFALFACNNQKQPEPFAKGEFKTWAETPPMGWNSWDCYGPTVEEHEVKANADYMAEHLKDYGWEYIVVDIRWFVENDKAGGYNQTDPRYVIDEYGRYQPAVNRFPSAADGKGFRELADYVHGKGLKFGIHIMRGIPKVAVENKLPILGTDGITADQVYSTELQCPWLRDNYTIVADKPGAQEYYNSIMNMYAGWGVDFIKIDDLSRPYHQAEIELIRNAIDNCGRPIVLSTSPGATPISAADHVKEHANMWRMVDDVWDTWHHFDHLIKVCEQWYPYIAPGTWPDCDMIPLGRISIRGERGEERMTRLSPDEQYSLMTLFTIFKSPLMFGGDLPSNDEFTLSLLTNEEVLKMHRESTGVKQLFQDENKVGITSENPNTGEIYLALFNISDEEEPLNIGVELSDLGIDGECSAINMWSGENLGNFSGSIDQSLSAHESILLKLKQ
- a CDS encoding glycoside hydrolase family 127 protein, with amino-acid sequence MKYLTLFIFVFFILNSCVKEVDNSPVEYFNLSDVRLLDSEFKNAQKQDIAYLMALDPDRLLAPFLREAGLEPKAESYPNWENTGLDGHIGGHYLTALSLMYASTGNKEMKERLDYMISELKQCQDANGNGYIGGVPGGQKAWDEIKSGDIRAGGFSLNGRWVPLYNIHKTYAGLRDAWLYAHNETAKQMLIDMTDWMLDLVSDLNDEQIQTMLKSEHGGLNETFADVADITGDEKYLELAKKFSHREILDPLIEHRDELNGKHANTQIPKVIGYERIAELDGDSTWSDAALFFWDVVVNGRSVAIGGNSVREHFHPKDDFSEMISSVEGPETCNSYNMLKLTKMLYPTFGNKRKFIDYYEKTLYNHILASVNPNNGGLVYFTPMRPNHYRVYSQPQTSFWCCVGSGIENPGKYGEMIYAHSNKSLYVNLFIPSVLNWKEKETEVVLKTQFPDEDKIYLTINPKEKTEFELHLRYPSWVEDGALKVLVNGKAVKYQLSENGYAVVNREWEKGDKVELVLPMKITVEQLEDGSNNYAFKYGPIVLAAKTGTEDLKGLYADASRMGHVAHGKMIPLKDRPVVVSSVENLPSMLEKEDSDKLAFKLSGLYPEQYKSGLELLPFYRIHESRYNIYWSQATKEELNDMIRAVEEAEKAQIAMDAITVDKVESGEQQPESDHFVKFEGSRTGYANDYHYRETRRFFSYKLKNPEKTGRFIHLKYFDSAYPRSAEILVNNNSVGAIELNGGDEDAILEKVIPIPDSEVAKQELVFKVQASNNQFSMRLIEVRLLSKND
- a CDS encoding DoxX family protein, with protein sequence MKKLFQTKLNNTSVHFSLLLLRLTTGGFMLTHGYSKLQHLLAGEMQFGDPLGLGPEVSLVLAVFAEFFCSILIMLGFGTRLAVIPLIVTMAVAAFIVHAADPFGRKEMALLYLVGYVILLLTGSGKISVDRFISRK
- a CDS encoding DNA methyltransferase, coding for MEKYLSISQAAEILDVSPETLRRWDKNGKFVSSRHPINKYRVYSEEQVMDLVQEMQLELQYRSKLYLPENIHPFFETKNGKLFNYDAIKYLKQLDSNSIDLIFADPPYNIKKAEWDTFANQKEYVDWSMEWISEAHRVLKKTGSLYVCGFSEILADIKWAASHLFKGCKWLVWFYRNKANLGNDWGRSHESILHFRKSKDYIFNIDEVRIPYNEHTLKYPRRTQAETSQYSNGKKNKDYTWEPNPLGAKPKDVLEIPTISNGAWEKYPHLTQKPVELLRKIILSSSNPGSTILDPFGGSGTTFAVAEAYNRKWLGTELELEYCDIIKSRLSDRDHISRIAKAKDELDSNKRRKKLRG
- a CDS encoding ATP-binding protein, yielding MISKNLYFKILVRVLLLLASALFLGWLIFDQKAYVFAIIPTLFVLGVTVNLIYFLNRINRRIFYFFDAIKNEDSTLRFPNNVNNKVINDLNQSLQKVNSQIQQIYLDNQKQEQYFQALLEHAATGMFTFNKKGFIQHSNKLAKQLFEVDVLTHTNQLERIDPKLFQTIKEIQPTEQRLITLHLKTGIIQLLIKSNSFISDNDELMLISVHDIKNQLDEKELESWRKLIRVMMHEIMNSITPVTSLSESLAGYFYKNGAMVSPEDINTKTIETTIRGLEVIREQGKGLINFVESYRKITRLPTPEKKVFEVKNLIDHIRILSSSFENADHVKVSCNVTPAELELHADEKQISQVLINLVKNAYQANDGNAIAKIRIKATVNEAGRPTISVTDNGPGISDELMDKIFVPFFTTKENGSGIGLSISRQIMQLHGGSLKISSVPGKYTSAVLIF
- a CDS encoding sigma-54 dependent transcriptional regulator, with protein sequence MPKGNILIADDNKSIISTLEILLGQEFDIVKGITNPNLIPNELRTGNYNVVILDMNFQAGINTGNEGLYWLEQIKKSYPDISVVLITAYSEVELAVKALKQGATDFVPKPWDNSKLLATVKSAVQLNFSKTEVGKLKQKEAGLKQELNRDQKFIIGSSPQLTRVMNMVRKVAKTNANILITGENGTGKELIAREIHRLSQRHNEVMVSVDMGAISETLFESELFGHVKGAFTDARENRAGKFETAHKGTLFLDEIGNLSFHLQAKLLAAIQNREFIRLGSDKPIPVDIRLVCATNKNLENMVIEGLFREDLLYRINTIQIEVPPLRERGDDIIVLADFFLKKFASKYEKHGLKINQPAQEKLLKYNWPGNIRELQHTIEKAVILSDSLVLKPEDFFFKQVFASKFEDELLTIEEMEKRMIVSAIDKNAGNMSLASDKLGITRQTLYNKIKKYGL